The Streptomyces sp. NBC_00597 DNA segment CCGGGGAGTCGCGTTCGCCGCGCCCCAGTAGCGGGTCGGCGCGGTGCGGTCGGCACCGGCGATCTGCCCGGCTCCCCAGAGGGCCCCGCCCGCGAGGACGGCGATACCGACTCCGCCCGCGATCAGGGCCGTGGTCCGGCGACCGCGCACCCGGGGCGCGGTGGCCGGCGTAGCGGCGGGGGCCTGCGGTTCGGGGGCAGCCGGCTCGGCCGTCACGGCGGTGGTGTCGTCCTGCGGGTCGCTCACAGCCGCTCCCACTGTCGCTTGGCGATCTCGGCGACGTCGTTCTCGTCGACGACGCCGCGGTTGTTCATGTACTCGATCTCCATGACGATGCCGTCGCGCTCGGCAACGACCCGGGCCCACCTCGACGGGAGGTAACCCGGCTTCTCCCGCTGCTCCGAGGCCACCCACAGGTGGCCGAGCTCGGCGGGCACACCGGGCAGGTCCTTGCCGTGGTTGCCCATGTATTCCTTGTCATCCAGGTAGCCGTGGGCGCCCTGGTACCAGTCGGCACCGGAGCGGTCCTTGTACTGGAAGAGCCGGATCGTGACGAAGTTCCGGTCGTCCTGTGCCCATTCCAGCTCGGCGATCCGCCGCACGCCGTGGTCGATCTGGCTGGCGAGACCGCGCCCCGGTTCCTTGTAGTAGTCCGCCGAGAACTCGTCCGGGGAACGGCTCCCCGAGTAACGGACCTGCGCCCCGGACGGGGCCTCGATCAGGAGCTTGGTCAGGTCGTCGTCCGTCTTGTGCCAGCGGCCCGCGTTGATGGTGCGGTTGCTCGTCGACCCGTTCGGCGCCTGCGGCTTCGGCTGGTCGATCTTCTGCTGCGCCAGTGGCGGCAGGGGCGTGGGCGCGCGGTCGTACTGGATCGCGTAGCCGGTGACCGTTCCCGCGAGCACGCCGAGTACGACGGCGCCGGCGATCAGGAGGACCGTGCGGCGGCGCCCGCGGGCACGGCGCGTTCCGGTCTCCTCCCCTTCCGGCTGCTCAGGGGTGGTCTGTGCGTGTTCCAAGGAAGTCCCCCCACAGGACATGAAGGCATCGGGTGATCACCCGTGCACACGCATGACATGTACAAGAAGGGGGTGGTTGTACGCGCGCTTATTACATTCTTATCTCGCGGCGTTTCAGTCCTTGGGACGCCGCTTTCCGTCCAGTTCGTCCCACCACTCGTCGGACTTCGGATCGCCCGAGGGGTCGTCCCACCAGCGGTCTTCCGGCCCTCGCCGGTTCGCGACCATCGCGGCGACCGGCGGGATGACCATGGCGACCACGCACAGGGCCACGGCCGCCTCGACCGAGAACAGCCGCACGAAGGACCAGGCGGACACGAACAGGAAGACGCATCCGCCCATGAGCAGGAAATAGACGCGGCGCCGCCGGGCGTACATGCCTCCAGGGTAGGGCCGCGGCCGGACGGCGCGAAGGGCCGCACCCCGTTCCAGTGGCGTCCAACCCCCTGGGGTGCGGCCCTCCGGCCGGTCATTCGGGCGTGCGGTGCTCTCAGACCGCGATCGCCACGTCCGTCACGCCGCCGGCCTCGGCCACGACCACGGCGCGGTCCGCCTGGGCGCCGGGGACCAGCGCGCGCAGGGTCCACGTGCCGGTCGCCGCGTAGAAGCGGAACTGGCCGGTCGCCGAGGTCGGGACCTCGGCCGTGAACTCGCCGGTCGAGTCGAGCAGGCGCACGTACCCGCTGACGGGCTCGCCGTCCTTGGTCACCTGGCCCTGGATGGCGGTCTCACCGGGCTTGAGCGTCGCGAGGTCGGGCCCGCCGATCTGTGCTCCACACATGTTCTCTGTCCTGTCCTAGAGAGGTCGTACTACGAAGGGCGTCGCGTGCCCGGTCGTGGTCGGTCTGGTTACTTGTTGGCGCCGAGCTCGATCGGCACGCCGACCAGGGAGCCGTACTCGGTCCAGGAGCCGTCGTAGTTCTTGACGTTCTCCTGGCCCAGGAGCTCGTGCAGCACGAACCAGGTCAGCGCGGAGCGCTCACCGATGCGGCAGTACGCGATGGTGTC contains these protein-coding regions:
- a CDS encoding DUF3099 domain-containing protein; translation: MYARRRRVYFLLMGGCVFLFVSAWSFVRLFSVEAAVALCVVAMVIPPVAAMVANRRGPEDRWWDDPSGDPKSDEWWDELDGKRRPKD
- a CDS encoding DUF1416 domain-containing protein, with translation MCGAQIGGPDLATLKPGETAIQGQVTKDGEPVSGYVRLLDSTGEFTAEVPTSATGQFRFYAATGTWTLRALVPGAQADRAVVVAEAGGVTDVAIAV